From the Synechococcus sp. KORDI-49 genome, the window ACATAAGCAAACTCACCCGCAGGATCGATGGCGACAAACTCAGGCTCAAGTTCTCGCTTGGCAGAGCCACTCAGACCATGAAGCCGCACGTCGTTAGCCAGAAGTACAGATCGCGTAAAACCACTTTTATTGAATTTAAGCTCATCGTTGCTGATGACCTCGCCATCCTCAAAGCCAAGTATTGAGACAGTACCGATCGGGTCAACACCATCCTCCGTGCCATAAAAGTCATTTGGTTCACCCTCATTGGCAATCACGATGGAATTACCACTCCAGGCGATGGAGTCAGGGAGGAAGCCGACTTCCTGAGTGTCCTTAAGCTTGAGCCTTCCTTTTTTATTATAGCGATACAACTGCACCTCTCCACGCTCAGTCTTGTCGTCGGACACAGCGACAGCCATCCAACGACCTTTCACGGCGACAGACTGTGCATCACCACCAAGATCGTGATTCAACAGAACTTCAGGAGAATCAAGATCGGAGGAAAAACCCAGAATGCGCAGAAATTCATCACCGCCTGTCACAGCCGCAAAGCGCCCACGGCGCGACCAATCGATAATTTCAGCACCATCAATTGCAATGCTGCTTGTGGGAGTGCTGGAAATCACCGGACTCAGATCAGCAAAAGAAGCCATCTCGAACTTAACTTTTGAAATCTCAACCTATGGCGCGAATTCACGCGAAAAAGGTGCCAACGATTTAAGACTTGACTAAAAAGTGGTTAAGAGGACTTCGGCCAACTCCTGACGGATCAGAGCACCTGCTCAGATCAAAGGTGGACAATCAAATCCCATGGCTTGATCAGATGGTGCCCGCCTCTGCAGACCCTCCCCTTCACCGCTGGATCAAGACCGACTGCGGCCGAGCCAAGCTGGCCGAGTTGGAGCAACGGCGAGGACCAATGGCACGGTTGCGTCTGACCTGGTTTGTGGCCCTTGCCGCCATCCGCGACTGGCCCCTGCCCGACCCGGATCAGAGCGACGACTCCACGTCATGAAGTGCGCGCCGCGCAGTCCTGCTGACAAGCACCACCACCCCAACCGTCGCCAGCACACCGGCCACCCGCAGTGCCCAGGTCAGTGGATCTGCCTCCCCGGCCAGCACCTCCCGGAAGCGAGCCACATCGCCCGCCAGAGCTCCGAGGCCGCAGAACAGCACCGTGCCGGGGATGATGCCGATCAAACCAATGCTGTAGTCCCGGAGTGACACCTCGCTGAGGCCGTAGGCCAGGTTGAGCAGGGAGAACGGAAACGCCGGCGACAGCCGGGTGAGCAGCACCAGTTTCAAGCCCTCCCGACTCACGGCCTGTTCCACCGCCTGCAGCTTCGGCACCTGCTGCAACCGCCTTCTCGCCCACTCCCGCAGCCAGCTGCGACCCAGCAGAAACACAACTTCCGCTCCAAGGCAGGCTCCCAGGAACACGAGTCCACTGCCGATCCAGGTGCCGTAGAGCGCCCCCGCCACCATCGATGCCCACACGCCAGGCAGCAGCAGCGTGACCCAGAGCGCATAGAGGGGAATGAACGCCACCGCCCCCAGCGGTGAGCGCAGAACCTCCAACAGATCAGGGAGCCATTGCTGAAGCGTTGACATCAGACAGACCGTCGCACCGACGGTGCGGAGCATTGCACTCAACTGGACGCCGAGGTGTAAAACCGCAGGGCATACAGCCAGAACGCGCGGGCAGCAGCGAAAAACAGGACAGCCAGCGCAAGACCCGCCAGCAACATCGGAGCGGCGGCTTCACCCAGCAGCACTTGGGCGGGAACTGTGGTGAGAAAGGCCACCGGCAGCACCAGGGTGAACAGCAGGCGCAAGGCCGGTGGATAGGCAGTGAGTGGATAACGCCCCGAAGCCAGCAGAGCTCGCAACACCTCGGTGGCATTCCAGGTTTTGACGAACCAGATGCTGGTGGCGGCGATCAGAAACCAGAGCGAATAAAGGATCAAGCCACCGGCCAGCAGCATCACCACCACGGTGAAAAAGGAGGGCAGCGTGAGCACCACACCGGCCTGATGGCTGCCCCAGGCCAGGAGCCCCAGCCCCAGGCCAATTTCCGGCAGGCCCGCCGGCGACAGCGTGCGCAGCGACAGCCAGAACTGGCTGTCGATCGGTTTGAGCAGCACGAAATCCAGGGTGCCCTCGCGCACATGGGTGACGATCGCCCCGAGGTTGGGGCGCAGCCAGGTGGTGGCCATGCCGTCGAACACCGTGTAGAGCCCCTGCACCATCAGGGCCTGAGCCCAGCTCCAGCCCCCCAACGTCTGATCGGGGCCATAGAACAGCGAGAGCAGAAACAGGCTGCCGCTGAGGCTCATCGCCACCGCCAGCAGCTCGATCAGCACATTGGCCTGATACTCCAGCTGCACCGCCACGGCCGTGCCCCAGAAGCGACGCAGGGTTCGCCAGTACCGCCCCATCAGGCCCCCATGGCGCTGTAGCGCCGCACGCCGGCCCGCCACAGCAGCAGCACCAGCGGCAACAGCAGGGCAATCCAGGCCAGTTGCGCCCCGAAGCCCGCCAGCAGGTCCACCGGCTGGCCTGCCAGCACCCGGGCGGGAAAGTCGATCAGATACGGGAAGGGCGTCCACTGGGCCAAGGCCCGCACCGCCGGCGGAAAAGCCGTGAGCGGCGCCAGCAGGCCGGAAAGGAACAGGAAGGGAATGAATTGGAGCCGCTCCAGGGCACTGGCCTTCTCACTCCAGAAGCACAGGGCCGCAATCAGGCTCTGGAACAGGAAGGCGATGGCAAAGGCCATCCAGATGGCCAGCCAGGCCAGCAGAAAGCCCCCCAACGACGGCAACCAGAAGGCCTGGGGCTGCACCGTGAAGAACACGGCTGCGATCAGGGCCGCGAAGGGCAGACGCGTGAGCTGCTCACCGAGGTGGGCCGCCACATAACGCCAGAGCGGATGCAGGGGCTGCAGCAGGTAGGGCGACAAGCGGCCCAGCAGGGCGTCTTCCTCGAAGGCATAGACCACCCACACCACCGAGAACTGGCGCACCAGAAAAGCGCTGAGGAAATAGCGATCCAGGGCCACACCATCCAGCCCCAGCCCCGAGCGCGCGTCGCTGCCGCTCCAGACGCTGAGCATGATGAACGGAAGCACCCCGGAGAGAGCCCAGAGGGCGATCTCAGCGCGGTACTCGAGCATGTGGGCGTACTGGGAGCCCAGCAGCACCCGGATGATCCGTCGGTTCAACCCGAAGATCCGCATCAGACGCGCCCCTGCCGGAACAGCCCACCGATCAGTTCTTCGATCGGTGGATCGGTCACATCCAGATCGCGCACGGGAAAGCGGTCCAGCAGCTGCGCCACCACGGCGGTGAGCTGATCGCGGGGCACCAGCAGCCGCACATCACAACCCTCCAACTGCTCGAGACGCCCCAAACCGGCCAGGGCCTCTGGGGTCGTGGGGGATTCCAGCTCCAGCCGCACCTCCCGCTCCGGCGCCAATTGATCGGCCAACGCCTCCAGGGGACCATCGTGGAACAACCGCCCCTGGTGGATCAGCAGCACCCGGGGACACAGCGCCGTGATGTCGGCCATGTAGTGGCTGGTAAGCAGCACCGTCGCGCCCGTGCGGCGGTTGTAGTCCGCCAGAAACTGCCGCACCCGGGCCTGGGCATTCACATCCAGCCCCAGAGTCGGTTCATCGAGGAACAGCACCTCCGGCTCGTGCAGCAACGCCGCCAAGAGTTCAGCTTTCATTCGCTGGCCCAGAGAAAGCTTGCGCACCGGCCGGGTGAGCTCCTCCCCCAGCTCCAGCAGATCGGCCAGCTCGCTGATCCGCCGCCGGGCCACCCCATCGGGGATGCCGTAGACCGCCGCATTCACCCGCAGGGAATCCATCGGCGGCAGGTCCCAGAGCAGCTGCTGCTTCTGCCCCATCACCAGGGTGATCCGGCGCAGGAACTCCGCCTGGCGACGCTGGGGCCGGTACCCCGCCACCTGCACCTCCCCGGCGCTGGGGTGGATCAAGCCGCAGAGCATCTTCAAGGTGGTGGTTTTGCCGGCGCCGTTGGCACCGAGAAAGCCCACCATCTCGCCGGGCTCGATCGCGAACGACACGTCCTGCACCGCCGACACGTCCCGGGTGCGGCGGCGGATGAAATGGCGCAGGGTGCCGGCCAACCCGGGCTGCTTCTCGGCAACCCGGTAGATCTTGCTCAGCCCCTCAACCTGAATCACCGAATCAGCTCAGATCCGCCAGCCGCTTGCGGGCCAGATCCGCCTGAGCCTGCTTCTCATCCAGGTTGGCCTGGCATTCGGCCACCACCTCCGGCGGTGCCTTGTCGGCGAAGTTCGGGTTCCCGAGCCGCCCTGCCAGGCCTTTGATCTCCTTCTCGGCCTTGGCGATGTCTTTTTCGAGGCGGCCCTTGAGCGCATCGAGATCGACGAGGCCTTCGATCGGCAGCAGCACCTGCAGCTCACCGCTCACCCCCGCCAGAGCCTTGGCTACCGGAGCCGCATCAGCCTCCGCCGGCGCCATCACCGCCACCGACTCCGCCCGGGTTAGGGCCGTGATGTCGGCCGTGCCCTTGCTCAGCACAGCCGCCAGCTCGCCGCGGCCGGTGACGAAACGCACCGGCACCGACTGGGAGGGCTTCAGGCCAGCAACAGCACGCAGGTTGCGCACCACACGGATGGCGCCGATCAGCTCAGCGAAGGACGCTTCCAACCCATCATCCAGAGCGCTTGCATCCAGCGCTGGCCAGGGCTGCAGGGCCAGGAAGGTGGTCTCCAGCTCACCGGTGACGCTGTGCCAGAGCTCCTCGGTGAGGTGGGGCATCAGCGGGTGCAGCATCAGGTGCATCTGACTGATCACCTTGGCCAGCACCTGCTTGGCCACCCGCTGATCAGCCAGGGCCTCGGCTGAGGGGTTCTCACCGGGGTTGAGCCGGCGCTTACTCAGCTCCAGATACCAGTCGCAGACGTCGTTCCAGGCGAACTCGTAGAGGCCCTTGGCCGCTTCACCCAGGCCATAGCTGCTGTAGCGCTCGGCCGTTTCCCGGTTCACCCGGGCCAGGCGCGAGAGGATCCAACGGTCTGCCAGCTGCAGGGCCGCGGGGTCCGGGTCACCGAGTTGGGCCGGCGTTTCGCCGCCCAGGTTCATCAGGGCGAAGCGAGTGGCGTTCCAGAGCTTGTTGGCGAAGTTGCGCGAGGCCTCCACCGTGGCGGAAGTGTCTGTCTTGCGGTCGTAGTCCAGGCGGATGTCCTGCCCCGCCCCGGCCACCTCCCGCACCAGGGCGAAGCGCAAGGCATCGGTGCCGTAACGCTCGATCAGCAGCAGCGGATCGATGCCGTTGCCGGCGCTCTTGCTCATCTTGCGGTTCTGCTCATCCCGCACCAGGCCGTGGATGTACACGTCCTGGAACGGCATCTCGCCGGTGAAAGCGCCGGCCATCATCGTCATCCGGGCCACCCAGAAAAAGATGATGTCGAAGCCCGTCACCAGGGTGCTGGTGGGGTACCAGCGCTGCAGATCAGCGCTATCGGCATCGGGCCAACCCAGGGTGGAGAAGGGCCACAAACCACTGGAGAACCAGGTGTCGAGCACGTCTTCGTCCTGCTCGATCTCCGCCGCGGCGCCGTACTCCGCCTTGGCCTTCTCCAGGGCTTCGGCTTCGTTGCGGGCCACCACATAAGGGGTGGTGTCGGTGTACTTGCCGCCGGTTTCGCTGATCACGAACCAGGCGGGGATGCGATGGCCCCACCAGAGCTGGCGGCTGATGCACCAGTCGCGGATGTCGGTGAGCCAATCGCGATAGACCTTCTCCCAACGCTCTGGGATGAAGCGGGGATCCTGCTTCTCAAGAGCTTCGCGGCAGCGAGCGGCCAGAGGCTCGGTTTTGACAAACCACTGGGTGGAGAGCAGCGGCTCCACCGGCACCTTGCCGCGGTCGGAATAGGGGACGCTGTGGCGGTAGTCCTCCACCTTCACCAGCAGCCCCAGGTCGTCGAGGCCGGCCACCACGGCCTTGCGGGCCTCGAAGCGATCCAGCCCCTCGAACTGGCCCGCCTCTTTATTCATCGTGCCGTTCTTGCGCATCACCGTGATCTGGGGCAGACCGTGGCGCTGGCCGATGGCGAAATCGTTGGGGTCGTGGGCCGGCGTCACCTTGACGCAACCGGTGCCGAAGTCCTTCTCCACGTGGTCGTCGGCCACGATCGGGATCTCGCGACCCACAAACGGCAGCGTGAGGGTCTGGCCCACCAGGTGGGCGTAGCGCTCGTCGGTGGGATTCACCGCCACCGCTGTGTCGCCCAGCATCGTTTCGGGCCGGGTGGTGGCCACCTCCAGATGGCCATCGCCGCTGCTGAGCGGATAGCGGAAATGCCAGAGGTGGCCGTCCACCTCCTTCATCTCAACCTCCAGATCGCTCACCGCCGAGCCCGAGGCGGGGCACCAATTCACGAGGTACTCACCGCGGTAGATCAGCCCCTGCTCGTGCAGCCGCACGAAGGCCTCCTTCACCGCCTCACTCAGGCCCTCATCAAGGGTGAAGCGCTGGCGCTTCCAATCCACCGAGTAACCCAACCGCCGCAGCTGGCCCACGATGCGGCCACCGCTTTCGGCCTTCCACTGCCAGGCCCGCTCCAGAAAGGCATCCCGGCCCAGATCGTGGCGGGTTTTGCCCTCCTCCTTGAGCTGCTTCTCGAGGATCGTCTGCACCGCGATCGAGGCGTGATCGGTGCCGGGCAGGCAGAGCACGTTCTTTCCGGCCAGGCGCTGGTAGCGCACGATCGTGTCGATCAGGGCTGTGTTGAAGGCATGGCCCATGTGCAGGCTGCCGGTCACGTTCGGCGGCGGGATCACCACCGAAAACGGTTCACCAGGCGCTTTGGGATCGGGATGAAACGCCCCCTGGTCCTCCCAGGCCTGTTGCCAACGAGCTTCCGTACCAACCGGGTCGTAGGTCTTGGCCAGATCAGGCACGGATGCGGAGCAGTGCGTGGGTCATGGTCGCAAAAGGGGGCCTCAACCGGGAAATCCACATAAATTGGGTCGGACGATTGGTGGATCCGTGCTCAGACGCAGCCATTGGGCAATGTTGGCCGCCTTTGCAGGCATCGGTCTCAGCATGAACGGATGCGGCACCAGCAACGCCGGCATTCCGGTGGTTCTGAGAGTG encodes:
- a CDS encoding TVP38/TMEM64 family protein, whose translation is MSTLQQWLPDLLEVLRSPLGAVAFIPLYALWVTLLLPGVWASMVAGALYGTWIGSGLVFLGACLGAEVVFLLGRSWLREWARRRLQQVPKLQAVEQAVSREGLKLVLLTRLSPAFPFSLLNLAYGLSEVSLRDYSIGLIGIIPGTVLFCGLGALAGDVARFREVLAGEADPLTWALRVAGVLATVGVVVLVSRTARRALHDVESSL
- a CDS encoding ABC transporter permease yields the protein MGRYWRTLRRFWGTAVAVQLEYQANVLIELLAVAMSLSGSLFLLSLFYGPDQTLGGWSWAQALMVQGLYTVFDGMATTWLRPNLGAIVTHVREGTLDFVLLKPIDSQFWLSLRTLSPAGLPEIGLGLGLLAWGSHQAGVVLTLPSFFTVVVMLLAGGLILYSLWFLIAATSIWFVKTWNATEVLRALLASGRYPLTAYPPALRLLFTLVLPVAFLTTVPAQVLLGEAAAPMLLAGLALAVLFFAAARAFWLYALRFYTSASS
- a CDS encoding ABC-2 family transporter protein, whose protein sequence is MRIFGLNRRIIRVLLGSQYAHMLEYRAEIALWALSGVLPFIMLSVWSGSDARSGLGLDGVALDRYFLSAFLVRQFSVVWVVYAFEEDALLGRLSPYLLQPLHPLWRYVAAHLGEQLTRLPFAALIAAVFFTVQPQAFWLPSLGGFLLAWLAIWMAFAIAFLFQSLIAALCFWSEKASALERLQFIPFLFLSGLLAPLTAFPPAVRALAQWTPFPYLIDFPARVLAGQPVDLLAGFGAQLAWIALLLPLVLLLWRAGVRRYSAMGA
- a CDS encoding ATP-binding cassette domain-containing protein, with protein sequence MIQVEGLSKIYRVAEKQPGLAGTLRHFIRRRTRDVSAVQDVSFAIEPGEMVGFLGANGAGKTTTLKMLCGLIHPSAGEVQVAGYRPQRRQAEFLRRITLVMGQKQQLLWDLPPMDSLRVNAAVYGIPDGVARRRISELADLLELGEELTRPVRKLSLGQRMKAELLAALLHEPEVLFLDEPTLGLDVNAQARVRQFLADYNRRTGATVLLTSHYMADITALCPRVLLIHQGRLFHDGPLEALADQLAPEREVRLELESPTTPEALAGLGRLEQLEGCDVRLLVPRDQLTAVVAQLLDRFPVRDLDVTDPPIEELIGGLFRQGRV
- a CDS encoding valine--tRNA ligase: MPDLAKTYDPVGTEARWQQAWEDQGAFHPDPKAPGEPFSVVIPPPNVTGSLHMGHAFNTALIDTIVRYQRLAGKNVLCLPGTDHASIAVQTILEKQLKEEGKTRHDLGRDAFLERAWQWKAESGGRIVGQLRRLGYSVDWKRQRFTLDEGLSEAVKEAFVRLHEQGLIYRGEYLVNWCPASGSAVSDLEVEMKEVDGHLWHFRYPLSSGDGHLEVATTRPETMLGDTAVAVNPTDERYAHLVGQTLTLPFVGREIPIVADDHVEKDFGTGCVKVTPAHDPNDFAIGQRHGLPQITVMRKNGTMNKEAGQFEGLDRFEARKAVVAGLDDLGLLVKVEDYRHSVPYSDRGKVPVEPLLSTQWFVKTEPLAARCREALEKQDPRFIPERWEKVYRDWLTDIRDWCISRQLWWGHRIPAWFVISETGGKYTDTTPYVVARNEAEALEKAKAEYGAAAEIEQDEDVLDTWFSSGLWPFSTLGWPDADSADLQRWYPTSTLVTGFDIIFFWVARMTMMAGAFTGEMPFQDVYIHGLVRDEQNRKMSKSAGNGIDPLLLIERYGTDALRFALVREVAGAGQDIRLDYDRKTDTSATVEASRNFANKLWNATRFALMNLGGETPAQLGDPDPAALQLADRWILSRLARVNRETAERYSSYGLGEAAKGLYEFAWNDVCDWYLELSKRRLNPGENPSAEALADQRVAKQVLAKVISQMHLMLHPLMPHLTEELWHSVTGELETTFLALQPWPALDASALDDGLEASFAELIGAIRVVRNLRAVAGLKPSQSVPVRFVTGRGELAAVLSKGTADITALTRAESVAVMAPAEADAAPVAKALAGVSGELQVLLPIEGLVDLDALKGRLEKDIAKAEKEIKGLAGRLGNPNFADKAPPEVVAECQANLDEKQAQADLARKRLADLS